Proteins encoded by one window of Maridesulfovibrio bastinii DSM 16055:
- a CDS encoding NAD(P)/FAD-dependent oxidoreductase has translation MENKPELDGAILQRDKTTYAIVPRTPMGMLTPEFLESLLEVVKKWDIPIIKITSGQRIALVGIPENKVDEVWDELGRNIGRATELCVHYVQACPGTSVCKLGVQDSLGLGGELEEEFLGEDYPAKVKIAVSGCPMCCAESKLRDVGVVGTKKGYDVYFGGNAGNKARIGDQIAASLTRDEAKETVRKILAYYKENARKRERSARFCERVGIEAIKEAVL, from the coding sequence ATGGAAAATAAACCAGAACTCGATGGAGCCATTCTGCAAAGGGATAAGACTACTTATGCAATTGTCCCGAGAACTCCCATGGGAATGCTCACACCTGAATTCCTCGAAAGTCTGCTTGAGGTTGTTAAAAAGTGGGATATTCCCATCATCAAAATTACCTCAGGACAGCGTATTGCACTTGTTGGAATCCCGGAAAATAAAGTTGATGAAGTGTGGGACGAGCTCGGAAGAAATATTGGCCGCGCAACAGAACTTTGTGTTCATTATGTTCAGGCATGCCCTGGAACTTCTGTCTGTAAGCTTGGAGTACAGGATTCCCTTGGACTCGGCGGAGAACTTGAAGAGGAATTTCTTGGAGAAGACTATCCTGCCAAAGTAAAAATAGCTGTTTCAGGATGCCCAATGTGTTGCGCCGAGTCCAAACTTCGTGATGTTGGAGTTGTCGGAACTAAAAAAGGTTATGATGTCTATTTTGGAGGCAACGCCGGCAACAAAGCTAGGATCGGGGATCAGATTGCTGCATCACTCACAAGAGATGAGGCAAAAGAAACCGTACGCAAAATTCTGGCATACTATAAAGAAAATGCCCGCAAACGTGAACGGTCAGCCAGATTCTGTGAACGTGTAGGTATCGAGGCAATAAAGGAAGCTGTTCTTTAA
- a CDS encoding glycosyltransferase family 2 protein, with translation MTGSFWNLLDSASRYRLLVSGHGKQHLLETASRILSLAGTGGDKGQLLDIGIDVMLTAWEDSPFDGQLAANLLNINSRLSFLPDIYKLIMEIVVSNYNIPANINYFQKLAAEKDTEKLISYLEKQLENDSGNFFWLGHYLDITLFAGQFETPSILDEMALPEIMKPVVNKYKGDFAFCSADFEKSIDIWSDAKRKSIPGQTLLRIAEALFRTGKFEEARRIWRERMTTRPWQVNTWLSAYDRIMTPTPENSAIEGRIALCLYTYNKADDLEFALKSVAESPLENLKIVALSNGCTDSTSSVLSAWKEKLGNRLEIVGLPVNVGAPAARNWLKHHPAIGSCDYVAYLDDDAVLPENWQGLMADAIAKYPDAGVWGCKVADFGREEIIQHADIHLRESFEVKDNLLQGFSFSYFESFNQDMDYGQYDYCRPCTSVTGCFHLFRRDVLEFSDDFDLRFSPSQYDDFDHDLSLQKKGQQVVYNGLLKVLHRRRSGNSVKLSREARGAGAGNVMKLEAKYSARTIEEIIENDINNLESDFSEKSVKLASFLDS, from the coding sequence ATGACCGGTTCATTCTGGAATCTTCTTGATTCTGCAAGTAGGTACAGGCTGTTAGTTTCAGGACATGGCAAGCAGCATCTTTTGGAAACAGCGTCCAGAATACTCTCGCTTGCCGGAACCGGTGGAGATAAGGGGCAGCTTCTGGATATAGGAATAGATGTTATGCTCACCGCTTGGGAAGACAGTCCCTTTGACGGACAGCTTGCTGCAAATTTGTTGAATATTAATAGTCGCCTATCCTTTCTGCCCGATATCTATAAATTAATTATGGAAATTGTAGTTTCAAATTACAATATTCCAGCTAATATAAATTATTTTCAGAAACTTGCTGCGGAAAAAGATACCGAAAAATTAATATCATATCTTGAAAAACAGCTTGAAAATGATTCTGGTAATTTTTTCTGGTTGGGTCATTATCTGGATATAACTTTGTTTGCCGGGCAATTTGAGACGCCGTCAATTCTTGATGAGATGGCTTTGCCCGAGATAATGAAACCTGTTGTGAATAAGTATAAAGGCGATTTTGCTTTTTGCAGTGCTGATTTTGAAAAATCTATTGATATATGGTCGGACGCCAAAAGAAAGAGTATTCCCGGTCAGACTCTGCTACGAATTGCAGAGGCTTTGTTCAGAACAGGGAAATTTGAAGAGGCCAGACGTATATGGCGTGAAAGAATGACTACCCGGCCGTGGCAGGTCAATACATGGTTGAGTGCATATGACCGTATTATGACTCCGACTCCAGAGAACTCAGCTATCGAGGGACGTATTGCTCTTTGCTTGTACACTTATAATAAAGCTGATGATCTTGAATTTGCCTTGAAGTCTGTAGCAGAATCACCATTGGAAAATTTGAAAATTGTTGCTCTTAGTAACGGTTGTACAGATTCTACCTCATCAGTTTTATCCGCGTGGAAAGAAAAGCTTGGTAATAGACTTGAGATAGTCGGGCTTCCTGTAAATGTAGGTGCTCCTGCTGCCAGAAACTGGCTAAAACACCATCCAGCAATAGGAAGTTGTGATTATGTTGCCTATCTTGATGATGACGCTGTATTGCCGGAAAATTGGCAGGGCTTAATGGCTGATGCCATAGCCAAATATCCTGACGCAGGCGTATGGGGCTGTAAAGTTGCTGACTTTGGTCGTGAAGAGATCATCCAGCATGCAGATATTCATTTACGCGAATCTTTCGAGGTTAAAGATAACCTGCTTCAGGGATTTTCGTTTTCATATTTCGAGTCTTTTAACCAGGATATGGATTATGGTCAGTATGATTATTGTCGTCCATGTACTTCGGTTACAGGCTGTTTTCATTTGTTCAGGCGTGATGTTTTAGAATTTAGTGATGATTTTGATCTACGCTTTTCTCCTTCTCAATATGATGATTTTGATCACGATTTAAGTTTGCAGAAAAAAGGGCAGCAGGTTGTTTATAATGGCTTGCTTAAAGTTTTGCATAGAAGAAGGTCTGGAAATTCTGTTAAGTTAAGCAGAGAGGCCAGAGGAGCTGGCGCAGGTAATGTTATGAAGCTTGAAGCTAAATATTCAGCCAGAACAATAGAAGAAATAATTGAAAATGATATTAACAACCTTGAATCAGATTTTTCCGAGAAATCTGTAAAACTTGCATCTTTTCTTGATTCTTAA
- a CDS encoding aminotransferase class IV codes for MIKKVGREEYIDGMLTAMRAGTEKVCAFYEHRVGMICTDPKVLLMPWDDHLVHRGDGVFETMKFVNGKLYQLDPHVRRMKRSAKSIYLEPPCSWDELKEIIIEVSRASECESGLVRVLLGRGCGGFGISTQECPVSSLYVVVYNLKPKPDEWYEKGITAFKTSIPAKQSYLATIKTIDYLPNVLMKREAEEKGFDFPFCFDHMGFLAEGATENVCIVEPSGTIHVPQFTNALAGTTLLRALELISGEVDIDYRAISEEEVLLAKEVIVCGTTLDAVSVVRYNTKPIHDVRPGPVSKRMRELLKEDIAKNGYKL; via the coding sequence GTGATTAAAAAAGTCGGACGCGAAGAATATATTGATGGAATGCTCACAGCCATGCGTGCTGGAACTGAAAAAGTATGTGCTTTTTATGAACATAGAGTCGGGATGATTTGTACTGACCCCAAAGTTCTGCTGATGCCTTGGGATGATCATCTTGTTCATCGTGGTGATGGGGTTTTTGAAACAATGAAGTTTGTTAATGGCAAACTTTATCAGCTTGATCCTCATGTCAGGCGAATGAAAAGGTCAGCTAAATCTATTTATTTAGAGCCGCCATGCAGCTGGGATGAATTAAAAGAGATTATTATTGAAGTCTCCAGAGCTTCAGAGTGCGAATCAGGTCTTGTAAGAGTCCTGCTGGGGCGCGGCTGTGGAGGATTCGGTATATCTACTCAGGAATGCCCTGTTTCAAGCCTTTATGTCGTTGTTTACAATTTGAAACCAAAACCTGACGAATGGTATGAAAAAGGAATCACGGCATTTAAAACCTCAATTCCGGCAAAGCAGTCATATTTGGCAACAATTAAGACCATCGACTATCTTCCCAATGTATTGATGAAGCGTGAGGCTGAGGAAAAAGGTTTTGATTTTCCTTTCTGCTTTGATCACATGGGATTTCTTGCTGAGGGCGCAACCGAAAATGTGTGTATTGTTGAACCTTCGGGGACTATACATGTCCCGCAGTTTACCAATGCACTTGCAGGGACTACTTTGCTGAGGGCCTTGGAGCTTATTTCCGGTGAAGTGGATATTGACTACCGTGCAATATCAGAAGAGGAAGTCTTGCTTGCAAAAGAGGTTATTGTATGCGGAACGACTCTGGATGCTGTTTCTGTTGTAAGATACAACACCAAGCCGATTCATGATGTCCGCCCCGGTCCGGTAAGTAAGAGAATGAGAGAGCTTCTTAAAGAAGATATAGCTAAGAACGGATATAAACTTTAA
- a CDS encoding YgdI/YgdR family lipoprotein — MKRIIFISLLIISFCLLAGCGSSRYSVVKKDGTSVISVGEPDFSEESSSYSFKDPDGNKVILNREEVQEIKEMKEK, encoded by the coding sequence ATGAAAAGAATTATTTTTATCAGCTTACTGATCATTTCTTTTTGCTTATTAGCCGGATGCGGTAGCAGTCGCTATTCCGTAGTAAAAAAAGATGGTACTTCCGTAATTAGCGTTGGTGAACCTGATTTTTCAGAAGAATCTTCAAGTTATTCATTCAAGGACCCTGATGGGAACAAGGTGATTTTGAACAGAGAGGAAGTTCAGGAAATTAAAGAAATGAAAGAGAAATAG
- a CDS encoding CatA-like O-acetyltransferase: MKKIDINKWDRAEHFNFFKTLDHPNYSVCANVDVTGITEIKKSIPSAPRLSDLIYYCAARAANTIDEMRMRIVEGGPVLFENINLGFTYIPQGRTLHANCVAEYDDDFEVTRKAIEKARLDADKNPTLKPEGGAGQNFFYFSILPGISFTSACNPWGNPKRDSIPRILFGEIFEENGHKKMPVSVEVLHCFVDGQHLAYFFDGMNKLCSTPQKYFNL; this comes from the coding sequence ATGAAAAAAATAGATATAAATAAATGGGATAGAGCTGAACATTTTAATTTTTTCAAAACACTGGACCACCCTAATTACAGTGTCTGCGCAAACGTGGATGTTACTGGAATAACAGAAATAAAAAAAAGTATTCCTTCAGCGCCAAGGCTCTCCGATCTTATTTATTATTGTGCAGCACGGGCTGCAAATACAATAGATGAAATGAGGATGCGCATTGTTGAGGGCGGCCCTGTACTATTTGAAAATATCAATCTTGGCTTTACTTACATTCCTCAAGGACGGACTCTTCATGCAAATTGTGTTGCCGAGTATGATGATGATTTTGAAGTAACAAGAAAAGCGATTGAAAAAGCCAGACTTGATGCTGATAAAAATCCGACTCTAAAACCTGAAGGAGGAGCTGGCCAGAATTTCTTTTACTTCAGCATTCTTCCGGGCATCAGCTTTACAAGCGCATGCAATCCTTGGGGAAATCCTAAGCGGGATTCTATCCCCAGAATTCTTTTTGGGGAAATATTTGAGGAAAATGGTCATAAAAAAATGCCGGTATCTGTTGAAGTCCTGCATTGCTTTGTCGATGGTCAGCACCTTGCTTATTTTTTTGATGGAATGAATAAATTATGCAGCACACCTCAAAAATATTTTAATCTTTAA
- a CDS encoding aspartate-semialdehyde dehydrogenase has product MSTKNPRVAVVGATGAVGREMLSILEQRNFPASEIVPFASSRSVGIKLPFAGEELTVVELKEDSFKGFDLALFSAGGGTSTKFAPLAAEQGCVVVDNSSAWRMDPKKPLVVPEVNPQDLDWHDGIIANPNCSTIQMVVALQPIHKAAKIKRIVVSTYQAVSGSGQKAINELETQVSRLFNGKSIVPDVYPHQIAFNCLPQIDVFLDNGYTKEEMKMVNETVKIMGDESIKVTATTVRVPVFYAHSEAVNIETEKKLTPEECRNILAGAPGITVADYPEKSLYPMAIEATGEDDVFVGRIREDFTVDNGLNMWIVSDNIRKGAALNTIQIAETLIERDLLRVP; this is encoded by the coding sequence ATGAGTACCAAGAATCCCAGAGTTGCAGTTGTTGGTGCAACCGGAGCTGTGGGGCGTGAAATGCTCAGCATTCTTGAGCAGAGAAATTTTCCGGCATCTGAAATTGTACCTTTTGCTTCTTCACGTTCTGTAGGGATAAAACTGCCCTTTGCCGGTGAAGAACTTACCGTTGTCGAACTTAAAGAAGATTCTTTTAAAGGGTTCGACCTTGCTCTTTTTTCAGCTGGCGGCGGCACCTCCACAAAGTTTGCGCCTCTGGCTGCTGAACAGGGATGCGTAGTTGTAGATAACTCCAGTGCATGGCGCATGGACCCTAAAAAGCCGCTTGTTGTTCCTGAAGTCAATCCTCAGGATCTTGACTGGCATGATGGTATCATAGCCAATCCGAACTGCTCTACAATTCAGATGGTTGTTGCTTTGCAGCCTATTCATAAAGCTGCAAAGATTAAACGTATTGTGGTTTCTACATATCAGGCTGTTTCTGGATCAGGGCAGAAAGCTATAAATGAGCTTGAAACTCAGGTGAGCAGACTTTTTAATGGAAAAAGCATTGTACCGGATGTTTACCCACATCAGATTGCTTTTAACTGCCTGCCTCAGATCGACGTCTTTCTTGACAATGGTTACACCAAAGAAGAAATGAAAATGGTTAACGAAACTGTTAAGATTATGGGCGATGAAAGTATAAAAGTTACCGCCACAACAGTACGTGTTCCAGTTTTTTATGCTCATTCAGAAGCAGTAAATATTGAAACTGAGAAAAAACTTACACCGGAAGAATGCAGAAATATTCTTGCTGGAGCTCCGGGAATAACTGTTGCCGATTATCCCGAAAAAAGTCTTTATCCTATGGCTATCGAAGCTACTGGTGAGGACGATGTTTTTGTTGGAAGAATTCGTGAGGACTTTACGGTTGATAACGGCCTCAATATGTGGATTGTTTCCGATAACATTCGCAAGGGTGCAGCTCTTAATACCATCCAGATAGCTGAAACTCTGATTGAACGCGATCTTTTAAGGGTTCCTTAA
- a CDS encoding CgeB family protein, translating into MINTPYTAEAVYDDSKSISDIRINIAGKVWHMWGRNGYDREILLSEKAAKGKLPVMLGAGLGYCLEKLSKKGPVAVIDKNNLIGDIVSSEFKGNADNVYLIAENEAALAIQKLREWQQVNGNLDLEILKIPVYLRLDKEFYGSILNSLTAKSETDFWSAVNYPKFNHKSPRILFLDRKYFLINEIKSALTRNNIKFRCLDVGNSDTVRNGFVEDLLSIVVEFKPDFVLTVNHFGIDREGRLTELLHKLNLPLASWFVDNPYLILYRYDKVCSDKTAIFTYDAGNLEIMRDRGFSNVFYLPLATDIYRFKPGCAGANAWKSDISFLGNSMVAAVSRYTDMADLPTKLHSSVKKIAAEFKESEDLSVSQFLKRCYPALLQNMNLLPTDEQKLAYEALITWEATRLYRLNCIKGILDFNPLIVGDQGWNQLLADKKGWRYLESIDYYADLPGFYPQSKINFNCTSRQMKGAVNQRVFDVPACGAFVLTDYREQVENLFEPGVEIITYRDRSEIKELTAKYLKDKNLRESVSKAARKRILSEHTYENRLSDLIDKMRRTFGGGNYL; encoded by the coding sequence ATGATAAACACACCTTATACTGCTGAAGCTGTTTATGATGACAGCAAGAGTATTTCTGACATCAGGATCAATATAGCTGGTAAAGTCTGGCACATGTGGGGACGAAACGGCTATGACCGTGAAATTCTTTTGTCTGAAAAAGCAGCTAAAGGGAAATTGCCGGTTATGCTTGGGGCCGGGCTTGGATATTGTCTTGAAAAGCTTTCTAAAAAAGGTCCTGTCGCGGTTATAGATAAGAATAATTTGATTGGAGATATTGTCTCCTCAGAATTTAAAGGGAATGCTGATAACGTTTATCTGATTGCTGAAAATGAAGCTGCGCTAGCAATTCAAAAACTTAGGGAATGGCAACAGGTGAATGGAAATCTTGATTTGGAAATTTTAAAGATTCCCGTCTACCTGCGATTGGATAAAGAATTTTATGGCAGTATACTGAATTCTTTAACAGCTAAATCTGAAACGGATTTTTGGTCTGCTGTTAATTATCCAAAATTTAATCACAAATCTCCTCGAATCCTGTTTCTGGATCGAAAATATTTTCTTATAAATGAGATTAAGTCTGCACTGACGCGTAACAATATAAAATTCAGGTGTCTTGATGTTGGAAATAGTGATACGGTCCGTAATGGTTTTGTTGAAGATCTATTAAGTATTGTTGTAGAGTTTAAGCCTGATTTTGTTCTGACGGTCAATCATTTTGGTATAGACAGGGAGGGGCGGCTTACAGAACTTCTGCATAAACTTAATCTTCCGCTGGCATCATGGTTCGTGGATAATCCTTACCTGATTTTATACAGGTATGATAAGGTTTGTTCTGATAAAACAGCTATCTTTACTTATGATGCCGGAAATTTGGAGATAATGCGGGATAGAGGCTTCAGCAATGTTTTTTATCTGCCTCTGGCTACTGACATTTACAGATTTAAACCGGGGTGTGCCGGAGCTAATGCATGGAAGTCAGACATCTCTTTTCTGGGAAATTCAATGGTCGCAGCTGTATCCAGATATACCGATATGGCGGATTTACCGACCAAGCTCCATAGCAGCGTAAAAAAAATTGCTGCTGAGTTTAAAGAATCCGAAGATTTGTCAGTCTCGCAGTTTCTTAAAAGGTGTTATCCTGCATTGCTGCAAAACATGAATCTGCTGCCGACTGATGAGCAGAAACTGGCTTATGAGGCCCTGATTACCTGGGAAGCGACAAGACTTTATCGTTTGAACTGTATTAAAGGTATTCTTGATTTTAATCCTTTGATAGTAGGAGATCAGGGGTGGAATCAGTTACTCGCAGATAAAAAAGGATGGAGATACCTTGAATCAATAGATTATTATGCAGATCTTCCTGGTTTTTATCCGCAATCCAAAATAAATTTTAATTGTACCAGCAGGCAGATGAAAGGAGCTGTAAACCAAAGAGTGTTTGATGTCCCTGCTTGTGGCGCTTTTGTTTTAACAGACTATAGAGAACAGGTTGAGAATCTTTTTGAGCCCGGAGTTGAGATTATAACTTACAGAGATAGATCTGAAATAAAAGAACTTACAGCAAAATATCTAAAGGATAAAAATCTCCGTGAATCTGTAAGTAAAGCTGCTCGTAAGCGCATTTTATCTGAACATACTTACGAGAACAGGCTTTCTGACTTGATTGATAAGATGCGAAGGACTTTTGGAGGAGGGAATTATTTATGA
- a CDS encoding glutamine synthetase III — protein MSGYQSRQNAINAVNNYKRTTAPLNFTETPPTEVFGSNVFSEKVMRKMLPKDIFKSIKKTIKHGTKLDPAVADYVAAAMKEWAVSKGATHYTHVFYPLTGLTAEKHDGFLSPDGEGGAIAEFSGKLLIQGEPDASSFPNGGIRTTFEARGYTAWDVTNPAYILENPNGTFLCIPTCFVSWTGEALDKKTPLMRSSQAMNKQAQRILKLFGNDNGELVVSNAGPEQEYFLIDRNFFFSRPDLLVSGRTVFGSKPAKGQEFDDHYFGAIPRRVLSFMMDVEHELYKLGVPIKTRHNEVAPGQFEIAPLYEQSNLATDHNQMVMTTLKTVAKKHGMACLLHEKPFAGINGSGKHLNYSLSTPSLGSLYDPGDTPHENAQFLLVCAATIRAVHKYGKLLRAVVASAGNDHRLGANEAPPAILSVYLGDQLTSILNQIKEGKVSESKCKENLKIGVDTIPPLPRDAGDRNRTSPFAFTGNRFEFRAVGSNMSIAGPQVALNTMVAESLDYCATKIEEITGGDCKKLHDAVEQVIRDIMKEHEAVVFNGDGYSEEWHKEAEKRGLPNLRNSAEALPVLNDPEVIELFTKYEVFTERELDSRREIYLEQYSQTLRTEAAVCIKMGTTQIFPAAVRYQNELAQTCANLKAIGKDSVSLTLDDVTAKLRGLQTSLTELESILAKEDFADALEEAKYLCYTLLPAMGKVREYADALEEVVADDLWPLPSYQEMLFIK, from the coding sequence ATGAGTGGTTACCAGTCCCGTCAGAACGCAATCAATGCGGTAAACAATTACAAGCGTACTACCGCGCCCCTGAATTTCACCGAAACCCCTCCCACCGAAGTTTTCGGCAGCAATGTTTTCAGTGAAAAAGTTATGCGCAAAATGCTGCCAAAGGATATCTTCAAATCCATCAAAAAGACCATCAAACATGGTACCAAGCTTGATCCTGCAGTAGCTGACTACGTTGCAGCAGCAATGAAAGAATGGGCTGTTTCCAAAGGAGCTACCCACTATACTCATGTATTTTACCCTCTTACCGGACTTACAGCTGAAAAACATGATGGTTTCCTGAGCCCTGATGGTGAAGGTGGCGCAATTGCTGAATTTTCCGGAAAACTCCTTATTCAGGGTGAGCCTGATGCTTCCAGCTTCCCTAACGGTGGCATAAGAACAACTTTTGAAGCTCGTGGATACACAGCATGGGACGTAACCAATCCGGCTTATATCCTTGAAAACCCCAACGGAACTTTCCTCTGCATTCCAACCTGCTTTGTTTCCTGGACAGGTGAGGCTCTTGATAAAAAGACTCCTCTTATGAGATCCAGTCAGGCAATGAACAAGCAGGCTCAGCGTATTCTCAAACTTTTCGGTAATGACAATGGCGAACTGGTTGTTTCCAATGCCGGACCTGAACAGGAATACTTCCTTATTGACCGCAACTTCTTCTTCTCCCGCCCTGACCTGCTCGTTTCCGGAAGAACCGTTTTCGGTTCAAAACCGGCTAAAGGACAGGAATTTGACGATCACTACTTTGGAGCAATTCCCCGCCGCGTCCTTTCTTTCATGATGGACGTTGAACATGAATTGTACAAACTTGGTGTACCCATCAAGACCCGTCATAACGAAGTTGCTCCCGGACAGTTTGAAATTGCTCCTCTTTATGAGCAGTCAAACCTTGCAACCGACCATAACCAGATGGTTATGACAACTCTTAAAACAGTTGCCAAAAAACATGGTATGGCCTGCCTGCTCCACGAAAAACCTTTCGCAGGAATCAACGGTTCCGGTAAGCACCTCAACTATTCTCTGAGTACTCCTTCTCTTGGTTCTCTCTATGATCCAGGTGATACTCCTCATGAAAATGCTCAGTTCCTGCTCGTTTGCGCAGCAACAATTCGTGCAGTCCATAAATATGGTAAACTTCTGCGCGCCGTAGTTGCTTCTGCAGGTAACGACCATCGTCTTGGAGCTAACGAAGCACCGCCGGCTATTCTTTCTGTATACCTTGGAGACCAGCTGACCAGTATTCTTAATCAGATTAAGGAAGGTAAAGTTTCAGAAAGCAAGTGCAAAGAAAATCTGAAAATCGGTGTAGACACAATTCCTCCTCTGCCTCGCGATGCCGGCGATAGAAACCGCACAAGCCCGTTTGCTTTCACCGGTAACCGTTTCGAGTTCAGAGCTGTTGGTTCCAACATGTCTATTGCCGGACCTCAGGTTGCTCTTAACACAATGGTAGCTGAATCACTTGATTACTGCGCTACTAAAATTGAAGAAATTACCGGTGGCGACTGCAAGAAACTTCACGATGCAGTAGAACAGGTTATCCGTGATATCATGAAAGAACATGAGGCTGTTGTATTCAACGGTGACGGTTACTCTGAAGAATGGCATAAAGAAGCTGAAAAACGCGGTCTTCCCAACCTCCGCAACTCTGCTGAAGCTCTTCCTGTTCTTAACGATCCTGAAGTTATTGAACTTTTCACAAAGTATGAAGTTTTCACTGAACGTGAACTCGACAGCCGTCGTGAAATCTACCTTGAACAGTACAGCCAGACACTGCGCACTGAAGCTGCTGTCTGCATCAAAATGGGTACAACCCAGATCTTCCCCGCAGCTGTTCGCTATCAGAATGAACTGGCACAGACCTGCGCTAATCTTAAAGCCATTGGCAAAGACAGCGTATCACTGACTCTCGATGACGTGACTGCCAAACTCAGAGGTCTCCAGACAAGCCTGACAGAGCTTGAAAGCATCCTTGCAAAAGAAGATTTTGCTGACGCTCTTGAAGAAGCAAAATACCTCTGCTACACCCTTCTCCCTGCAATGGGCAAAGTTCGTGAATACGCAGATGCTCTTGAAGAAGTTGTTGCTGACGACCTCTGGCCTCTGCCAAGTTATCAGGAAATGCTCTTCATCAAATAG